The Humulus lupulus chromosome 4, drHumLupu1.1, whole genome shotgun sequence genome has a window encoding:
- the LOC133830027 gene encoding HVA22-like protein e, with protein sequence MKEDMREGGGVVTIFSQLRLIAGPCLSLLYPLYASIVAMESITKHDDEQWLAYWIIYSFLALIEIIIQPALETVSIWYDAKLIFVAWLVLPQFKGASVLYKRFVREQIRKYNSHGGHHLFQGRNKFLDFLRYKSDEHHHDHHYN encoded by the exons ATGAAGGAAGATATGAGGGAAGGAGGAGGAGTTGTTACCATTTTTAGTCAGCTTCGTCTAATTGCTGG GCCTTGTTTGTCATTGCTCTATCCCTT GTATGCATCTATTGTAGCCATGGAGAGCATAACTAAACACGATGATGAACAGTGGCTTGCTTATTGGATTATATACTCTTTCCTTGCTCTTATTGAAATAATCATCCAACCAGCTCTGGAGAC GGTGTCTATTTGGTATGATGCGAAGCTGATATTTGTGGCTTGGTTGGTTCTTCCCCAATTTAAAGGGGCATCTGTGTTGTACAAGAGATTTGTGAGAGAGCAAATCAGGAAATATAACAGCCATGGTGGTCATCACTTATTTCAGGGAAGGAACAAGTTTCTAGATTTCTTGCGCTACAAAAGT GATGAGCATCATCATGACCACCATTACAACTAA